In Paroedura picta isolate Pp20150507F chromosome 6, Ppicta_v3.0, whole genome shotgun sequence, one genomic interval encodes:
- the AMER2 gene encoding APC membrane recruitment protein 2 has product MDVHCDCGEPTAVGEPPQPSGKLNRTAFKLFKRRKSGGAMPSIFGVRGGGGGKGKSGEVGQAGMVRSKTHDGLAEAVLESGKKEKEKEEDEEPGGGGGGGGDQPPGEGAKEPASAAAASASAAGKSHGFFALLRKNGGKGERPRGRGGLKGLFSSMRWPRRDSKPASGGGGGAKEEEAGESSGSQPSPSLLLPGSLTASLECIKEEAPRPPAQAPPSSPGLAGGDTRPPPQATEAADAAPEKEEEEEGGPREPQPPLHSPRGEEPPSIQAQERHPQAPPSDGQGTQEDSAKTGCGDIIADQEDDAGSGSGGGGSDKSAAGGSKPGASKKPPSMVAYQGGGEEMASPEQVGDTCTPEFWDTLSQTEEKSQETPRGTEALEASKDGRRVQDGSTSEKHSGVNQIPGHHKDQRSREKEQQEAVPSSDEGYWDSTTPGPEEDHANSIQKEVIPRDSYSGDALYDLYTDPDENTAVVTSADVTSATCCKPLSPVTSTCPVKTHATSLKDSKIPISIKHFTSPHGSHGSDASNSHHTAHHQPTKSEIPRTKIPVSKVLVHRASYRSLAGTTGKTATYHESAKK; this is encoded by the exons atggacGTGCACTGCGATTGCGGGGAGCCCACCGCGGTCGGCGAGCCGCCGCAGCCCTCGGGCAAGCTCAACCGGACTGCCTTCAAATTGTTTAAGCGGAGGAAATCCGGCGGCGCCATGCCGAGCATCTTCGGCGTGcgaggcggtggcggcggcaaaGGCAAGAGCGGCGAAGTCGGCCAGGCGGGCATGGTGAGGAGCAAGACGCACGACGGGCTGGCCGAGGCGGTGCTGGAGAGcggcaagaaggagaaggagaaggaggaggacgaggaacccggcggcggcggcggcggcggaggggacCAGCCACCCGGCGAGGGGGCCAAGGAGCCTgcctccgccgccgctgcttcggcCTCGGCGGCGGGCAAGTCGCACGGCTTCTTCGCGCTCCTGCGCAAAAACGGCGGCAAAGGCGAGCGGCCGAGAGGGCGCGGAGGGCTCAAGGGGCTCTTCAGCAGCATGCGCTGGCCCCGCAGGGACAGCAAGCCCgccagtggcggcggcggcggcgccaagGAAGAGGAGGCCGGCGAGAGCTCCGGGAGCCAGCCCAGCCCCAGCCTCCTGCTGCCCGGCTCCCTCACGGCCAGCCTGGAATGCATCAAGGAGGAGGCGCCGCGGCCGCCGGCCCAAGCACCCCCCAGCTCGCCAGGCTTGGCCGGAGGGGACACAAGGCCGCCTCCCCAGGCCACCGAGGCCGCCGATGCAGCtccggagaaggaggaggaggaggaggggggccccCGGGAGCCGCAGCCCCCCCTGCACAGCCCCCGTGGAGAGGAGCCCCCCAGCATCCAGGCCCAGGAGAGGCACCCCCAGGCGCCCCCGAGCGATGGCCAAGGGACCCAGGAGGACTCGGCTAAAACAG GCTGTGGGGACATAATTGCTGACCAGGAGGATGACGCGGGCAGCGGCAGTGGTGGAGGTGGAAGTGACAAGAGCGCCGCTGGGGGCAGCAAGCCGGGGGCCTCCAAAAAGCCTCCCAGCATGGTGGCCTACCAAGGCGGAGGAGAGGAGATGGCCAGCCCCGAGCAGGTGGGGGACACTTGCACCCCAGAGTTCTGGGATACATTGTCCCAAACAGAGGAGAAGTCTCAGGAGACTCCAAGAGGGACAGAAGCCCTGGAGGCCTCCAAAGATGGCCGAAGGGTTCAGGACGGGTCAACGAGTGAGAAGCACAGTGGCGTCAACCAGATTCCAGGTCACCACAAAGATCAGAGGAGCAGGGAGAAGgagcaacaagaggctgtccCCAGCAGTGATGAGGGGTATTGGGATTCTACCACACCCGGACCTGAGGAAGACCATGCTAACAGTATCCAGAAAGAGGTAATTCCTAGGGACAGCTACAGTGGGGATGCTCTGTATGATCTGTACACCGATCCAGATGAGAACACAGCTGTGGTGACTTCTGCAGATGTCACCTCTGCGACTTGCTGCAAGCCCCTGTCTCCAGTAACTAGCACATGCCCAGTCAAAACCCATGCAACTTCACTCAAGGATTCCAAGATACCCATCAGTATCAAGCATTTCACATCGCCCCATGGCAGTCATGGTTCGGATGCCAGTAACAGCCATCATACTGCACATCACCAGCCCACCAAAAGTGAGATCCCTAGAACAAAAATCCCAGTTTCTAAAGTGCTCGTGCACCGGGCGAGTTACCGGAGCTTAGCAGGGACAACAGGTAAAACAGCCACATATCATGAAAGTGCCAAAAAATAG